Proteins from a single region of Haloplanus sp. GDY1:
- a CDS encoding 3-hydroxyacyl-CoA dehydrogenase family protein, translating into MRELSDIDTVGVVGAGTMGSGIAQVAATAGYDVVMRDIEDDLVADGFDRIDDSLSRFVEKDELTREEADAAVSRISGTTDLDDLAACDYVVEAAVENMEIKQDVFADLDAAVDDDVVLATNTSTLSITTIASATDRPELVVGLHFMNPAPIMEGLELVVGEKTSDATVDLSHALAEDFGKTTWESDDKPGFVVNRVLMPWINEGIRAYDEGVASKADMDSGLKLGTNVPMGPLELADHIGLDVCLDASQTLHEELGDRYKPPYLLKRKVDAGDLGRKTGQGFYEYD; encoded by the coding sequence ATGCGAGAACTCAGCGACATCGACACCGTCGGGGTCGTCGGCGCCGGGACGATGGGCAGCGGCATCGCACAGGTCGCCGCCACCGCCGGGTACGACGTGGTGATGCGCGACATCGAGGACGACCTGGTCGCGGACGGCTTCGACCGCATCGACGACAGCCTCTCCCGGTTCGTCGAGAAGGACGAACTGACACGGGAGGAGGCCGACGCCGCCGTTTCCCGCATCTCCGGAACGACCGACCTCGACGACCTCGCGGCCTGCGACTACGTCGTCGAGGCCGCCGTCGAGAACATGGAGATCAAGCAGGACGTCTTCGCTGACCTCGATGCCGCCGTCGACGACGACGTGGTGCTCGCGACCAACACCTCCACGCTCTCCATCACGACCATCGCGTCGGCGACCGACCGGCCGGAACTCGTCGTCGGCCTCCACTTCATGAACCCGGCACCGATCATGGAGGGTCTGGAACTCGTCGTCGGCGAGAAGACCAGCGACGCGACCGTCGACCTCTCGCACGCCCTCGCCGAGGACTTCGGCAAGACGACCTGGGAGTCCGACGACAAGCCCGGCTTCGTCGTCAACCGCGTGCTGATGCCGTGGATCAACGAGGGCATCCGCGCCTACGACGAGGGCGTCGCCTCGAAGGCCGACATGGACTCGGGACTGAAACTCGGGACGAACGTCCCGATGGGGCCGCTCGAACTCGCGGATCACATCGGCCTCGACGTCTGTCTCGACGCCAGCCAGACGCTCCACGAGGAACTCGGCGACCGCTACAAGCCGCCCTACCTCCTCAAGCGGAAGGTCGACGCCGGCGACCTCGGCCGGAAGACGGGCCAGGGCTTCTACGAGTACGACTGA
- a CDS encoding serine/threonine protein kinase, with translation MGPDDHDRIPAAVPPLPVSEFDFAALELGERIGTGGDADVYRATVEGGETVAVKQPRFEGTIQERAIEKFANEAETWDRLDDHDNVVTVYGWGTEPLPWLALEFMDGGTLAGRLGDIDLPEALWLAGRVAEGVRHGHRHGVAHLDLKPTNLLLRETGPGTWDYPKVSDWGLAKLLLRHSNSVEGLSPTYAAPEQFDSETFGSADDLTDVYQLGAVTYALLTGEPPFTGSAAAVMRRVLQDTPEPPSAVASSLPPAVDEVVMPALAKRKADRYEGVLPFRKALDRLFERIVAGAGGSAAGAAAAPSNDPFASAASAAAGGRESSADGSTATERDADDGDDGLVTRRRALGVLGAGVVGAGGWLATTELGGDRANAAGVPADDTATPEPTATPEPTATPTTTAPGISSEELDEAMVELVEADATITVGPGGSLQFEPANMAISVDDVVEWVFDSGGHNVSGHPEAHPDVSIPAGAEPFASYDHSGDDVNHVALREAGDSYKHLFEEPGDYTYVCVPHAASGMIGQITVR, from the coding sequence ATGGGACCGGACGACCACGACCGGATTCCGGCGGCGGTGCCGCCGCTTCCGGTGTCCGAGTTCGACTTCGCGGCGCTGGAACTGGGGGAGCGCATCGGCACCGGTGGGGACGCGGACGTCTACCGGGCGACCGTCGAGGGTGGTGAAACGGTCGCCGTCAAGCAACCGCGCTTCGAGGGGACGATTCAGGAGCGGGCCATCGAGAAGTTCGCGAACGAGGCCGAAACCTGGGACCGTCTCGACGACCACGACAACGTCGTGACGGTGTACGGCTGGGGGACGGAGCCGCTCCCGTGGCTGGCCCTCGAGTTCATGGACGGCGGGACGCTCGCGGGGCGACTGGGGGATATCGACCTGCCCGAGGCGCTGTGGCTCGCCGGCCGCGTCGCCGAGGGGGTCCGGCACGGCCACCGTCACGGCGTCGCCCACCTCGACCTCAAACCGACCAACCTCCTCCTCCGGGAGACGGGACCGGGAACCTGGGACTACCCGAAGGTGAGCGACTGGGGACTCGCCAAACTCCTGCTCCGACACTCCAACAGCGTGGAGGGGCTGTCCCCCACCTACGCCGCGCCCGAACAGTTCGATTCGGAGACGTTCGGGAGCGCCGACGATCTGACCGACGTCTACCAACTCGGGGCGGTGACCTACGCGCTCCTGACGGGCGAGCCGCCGTTCACGGGCTCCGCGGCGGCGGTGATGCGGCGCGTCCTGCAGGACACGCCGGAGCCGCCGTCGGCTGTCGCCTCGAGTCTGCCGCCGGCGGTCGACGAGGTGGTCATGCCAGCGCTGGCGAAACGGAAGGCCGACCGCTACGAGGGCGTCCTCCCGTTCCGGAAGGCGCTGGACCGGCTGTTCGAGCGGATCGTCGCCGGCGCGGGTGGGAGCGCTGCGGGTGCGGCCGCCGCGCCGTCCAACGACCCCTTCGCCAGCGCCGCGTCGGCCGCGGCCGGCGGCCGTGAATCGTCGGCCGACGGGTCGACGGCGACGGAGCGTGATGCCGACGACGGCGACGACGGACTCGTGACTCGCCGTCGGGCGCTGGGCGTCCTCGGCGCGGGCGTCGTCGGCGCCGGCGGGTGGCTGGCGACGACCGAACTCGGTGGCGACCGGGCGAACGCGGCGGGGGTGCCGGCGGACGACACGGCGACGCCGGAGCCGACGGCGACGCCAGAGCCGACGGCGACGCCCACGACCACGGCGCCGGGCATTTCGAGCGAGGAACTCGACGAGGCCATGGTTGAACTCGTCGAAGCGGACGCGACGATCACCGTCGGTCCCGGCGGCAGTCTCCAGTTCGAGCCGGCGAACATGGCCATCTCGGTGGACGACGTGGTCGAGTGGGTGTTCGACAGCGGCGGTCACAACGTCTCCGGCCACCCCGAGGCCCACCCGGACGTGTCGATCCCGGCGGGGGCGGAGCCGTTCGCGAGCTACGACCACTCGGGCGACGACGTGAACCACGTCGCACTCCGAGAGGCCGGGGACAGCTACAAACACCTGTTCGAGGAGCCGGGCGACTACACCTACGTCTGTGTGCCTCACGCCGCCTCGGGGATGATCGGCCAGATAACCGTCCGCTGA
- a CDS encoding class I fructose-bisphosphate aldolase, with translation MIPGADSAITRDGKALILAYDHGLEHGPVDFEPVPETTDPATVFDVATHDAVTAVAVQKGVAEAYYPSYEDDVTLLAKLNGTSNLWMGEPDSSVNWSVDYAADLGADAIGFTVYGGSNHEVEMFEEFRDAQEAAREHDMGVVMWSYPRGQGLKDDTSPDTIAYAARLGLELGADIAKVKYPGSADAMNWAVRSAGDMKVVMSGGSKTSDEAFLSTVREAMDAGANGLAVGRNVFQRQNPEAILDGLEAVIFDDASVDEALAATGGIEASD, from the coding sequence ATGATCCCCGGTGCTGACTCCGCGATCACCCGCGACGGCAAGGCACTGATCCTCGCGTACGACCACGGACTCGAACACGGCCCGGTCGACTTCGAGCCGGTGCCGGAGACGACCGACCCCGCGACGGTGTTCGACGTGGCGACCCACGACGCCGTGACGGCCGTCGCCGTCCAGAAGGGCGTCGCCGAGGCGTACTACCCCTCCTACGAGGACGACGTGACGCTGCTGGCGAAGCTCAACGGTACGAGCAACCTCTGGATGGGGGAGCCCGACTCGTCGGTCAACTGGTCGGTCGACTACGCGGCCGACCTCGGCGCGGACGCCATCGGCTTCACCGTCTACGGCGGTTCGAACCACGAGGTCGAGATGTTCGAGGAGTTCCGCGACGCCCAGGAGGCGGCCCGCGAACACGACATGGGCGTCGTGATGTGGTCCTACCCCCGCGGGCAGGGACTGAAGGACGACACGAGCCCGGACACCATCGCCTACGCCGCCCGACTCGGCCTCGAACTCGGCGCCGACATCGCGAAGGTGAAGTATCCCGGCTCGGCCGACGCGATGAACTGGGCCGTCCGGAGCGCGGGCGACATGAAGGTCGTCATGAGCGGCGGGTCGAAGACCAGCGACGAGGCGTTCCTCTCGACGGTCCGCGAGGCGATGGACGCCGGCGCGAACGGGCTGGCCGTCGGGCGCAACGTCTTCCAGCGGCAGAACCCCGAGGCGATCCTCGATGGACTCGAAGCCGTCATCTTCGACGACGCGTCCGTCGACGAGGCCCTCGCCGCCACCGGCGGGATCGAAGCCAGCGACTGA
- a CDS encoding class 1 fructose-bisphosphatase — MDRSDTVAAVREAVAAAAPEIRAGLPGRREKSDAENPTGDRRLAADEYADELLEERLGGLDGVGEYASEEREAVIDTGSGLSVAVDPLDGSSNLKPNNVMGTIVGVYDAPLPARGRDLVAAGYVLYGPITTMAFAHEGSTTEYLIEDGEATALREDVTLPDDPTVYGFGGRVPDWPDDFAAYVEGIESELKLRYGGAMIGDVNQVLTYGGVFAYPALESAPAGKLRLQFEGNPVGYVIESAGGRSSDGERSLLDVAPDGLHDRTPVHLGNAPLIDRLESTLD; from the coding sequence ATGGACCGCTCCGACACCGTCGCCGCGGTCCGCGAGGCGGTGGCCGCGGCGGCCCCCGAGATCCGGGCGGGGCTGCCCGGCCGCCGCGAGAAGTCGGACGCCGAGAACCCCACCGGCGACCGCCGGCTGGCGGCCGACGAGTACGCCGACGAACTGCTCGAAGAGCGCCTCGGCGGCCTCGACGGCGTCGGGGAGTATGCGAGCGAGGAGCGGGAAGCCGTGATCGATACGGGGAGCGGTCTCTCCGTCGCGGTCGACCCCCTCGACGGCTCCTCGAACCTCAAGCCGAACAACGTCATGGGGACCATCGTCGGCGTCTACGACGCACCGCTCCCCGCTCGAGGCCGGGACTTGGTCGCCGCGGGCTACGTCCTCTACGGGCCGATCACTACCATGGCCTTCGCTCACGAGGGTTCGACGACGGAGTACCTGATCGAGGACGGGGAAGCGACGGCGCTGCGCGAGGACGTGACGCTGCCCGACGACCCGACCGTGTACGGCTTCGGCGGGCGCGTCCCCGACTGGCCCGACGACTTCGCGGCCTACGTCGAGGGGATCGAATCCGAACTCAAACTCCGCTACGGCGGGGCGATGATCGGCGACGTGAACCAGGTGCTCACCTACGGCGGCGTCTTCGCCTACCCCGCACTGGAGTCGGCGCCGGCCGGCAAACTCCGACTCCAGTTCGAGGGCAACCCCGTGGGATACGTGATCGAATCGGCCGGCGGCCGGAGTTCCGACGGCGAGCGGTCGCTGCTCGACGTCGCCCCCGACGGCCTCCACGACCGGACGCCGGTCCACCTCGGCAACGCCCCCCTGATCGACCGGCTGGAGTCGACGCTCGACTGA
- a CDS encoding DUF5658 family protein, protein MSTNRTEAARSSETVGPSVGGSSLARLAARPTAYAGWLWALTVAALLLDGALTLVGIRLGLTELNPVAASLIAEVGVLPALAALKGGAVGVGLAGWVVMPADYRGLVPAGLALPWTLATLVNLFTVGVVVLG, encoded by the coding sequence ATGTCAACCAACCGGACGGAGGCCGCGCGCTCCTCCGAGACGGTCGGGCCGTCGGTCGGCGGGTCCTCCCTCGCCCGCCTCGCCGCCCGGCCCACGGCCTACGCGGGGTGGCTCTGGGCTCTCACGGTCGCCGCACTGCTTCTCGACGGCGCGCTCACCCTCGTCGGCATCCGCCTCGGGCTGACCGAACTCAACCCCGTCGCCGCGTCCCTCATCGCCGAGGTGGGCGTGCTCCCGGCGCTCGCGGCCCTGAAGGGCGGCGCGGTCGGCGTCGGCCTCGCGGGGTGGGTCGTGATGCCCGCCGACTACCGGGGGCTGGTCCCCGCCGGACTGGCGCTCCCCTGGACCCTCGCGACCCTCGTCAACCTGTTCACCGTCGGGGTCGTCGTCCTCGGCTGA
- a CDS encoding HpcH/HpaI aldolase/citrate lyase family protein, whose translation MARRTLLFSPGDRPELCRKAPATGADTVVFDLEDAVAPARKDEARAAVADLLADPAFDHPDVEVAVRVAADPDAAATDLDALMGEAGGPDAVMAPKAGVESVRALADALEARGLSIPVLAIVETATGVLDAREVAALDPVDALCFGAEDLAADLGATRTEEGTEVLYAREHVVVAARAAGVDAIDTVYTDLDDLDGLRSAAEFAATLGYDGKLAVHPDQVPVVAEAFAPDEEAVAWAKRVLSAREAADADDRGVFEVDGEMIDAPLLARAERILDRANEDG comes from the coding sequence ATGGCTCGCCGAACCCTCCTGTTCTCGCCGGGCGACCGCCCGGAACTGTGTCGGAAGGCGCCCGCAACCGGTGCCGACACGGTCGTGTTCGACCTCGAGGACGCCGTCGCGCCCGCCCGGAAGGACGAGGCGCGAGCGGCCGTGGCAGACCTGCTCGCGGACCCGGCGTTCGACCACCCGGACGTCGAGGTGGCGGTTCGCGTCGCCGCCGACCCGGACGCCGCGGCGACGGATCTCGACGCCCTGATGGGGGAGGCCGGCGGTCCCGACGCCGTGATGGCCCCGAAGGCCGGCGTCGAGAGCGTGCGCGCCCTCGCCGACGCCCTCGAAGCGCGGGGCCTGTCGATCCCCGTCCTCGCCATCGTCGAGACGGCGACGGGCGTCCTCGACGCGCGCGAGGTGGCGGCGCTCGACCCCGTCGACGCGCTCTGTTTCGGGGCGGAGGACCTCGCGGCCGACCTCGGGGCGACCCGAACCGAGGAGGGGACCGAGGTGCTCTACGCCCGCGAACACGTCGTCGTGGCGGCGCGCGCGGCGGGCGTCGACGCCATCGACACGGTCTACACGGACCTCGACGACCTGGACGGCCTCCGCTCCGCCGCGGAGTTCGCCGCGACGCTCGGCTACGACGGGAAGTTGGCCGTCCACCCCGATCAGGTGCCGGTCGTCGCCGAGGCGTTCGCGCCGGACGAGGAGGCGGTGGCGTGGGCGAAGCGGGTCCTCTCGGCACGGGAGGCGGCCGACGCCGACGACCGGGGCGTCTTCGAGGTGGACGGCGAGATGATCGACGCACCGTTGCTCGCGCGGGCCGAGCGCATCCTCGACCGGGCGAACGAGGACGGGTGA
- a CDS encoding Glu/Leu/Phe/Val family dehydrogenase: MAEINPFESLQEQIDDAAAYLDADDDVIERLKRPERVLETTLSVDMDDGSVEQFHAYRVQFNGDRGPYKGGIRYHPNVTQDEVTALSGWMVYKCAVVDIPYGGAKGGIAFDPREYSESELERITRAFAVELHPFIGEDRDIPAPDVNTGQREMNWIKDTYETLERTTEPGVVTGKAPSSGGSAGRIEATGRSTMLTAREAFDYLGGGIEGATVAVQGYGNAGSVAARLLDEVGATVVAVSDSQGGIYDADGLDTEAVKDHKRETGSVVGYPDAAEELTNEELLTADVDLLVPAALENAVDADVARDVRADVVVEAANGPLTPDADDVLTDRDVYVFPDILANAGGVTVSYFEWVQNRQRFSWTEERVNDELERVITEAFDRLVDTYESTDAPNFRRAAYVVAIDRVADAFDDGGNWP; the protein is encoded by the coding sequence ATGGCGGAAATCAATCCGTTCGAGAGCCTCCAGGAGCAGATCGACGACGCCGCGGCCTATCTCGACGCGGACGACGACGTGATCGAGCGGCTCAAGCGTCCGGAGCGCGTGCTGGAGACGACGCTCTCGGTCGACATGGACGACGGCTCGGTCGAGCAGTTCCACGCCTACCGGGTCCAGTTCAACGGCGACCGCGGCCCCTACAAGGGCGGCATCAGATACCACCCGAACGTCACGCAGGACGAGGTGACGGCCCTCTCGGGGTGGATGGTCTACAAGTGTGCCGTGGTCGACATCCCCTACGGCGGCGCGAAGGGTGGCATCGCGTTCGACCCGCGGGAGTACTCCGAGAGCGAACTCGAACGGATCACCCGCGCCTTCGCGGTGGAACTCCACCCCTTCATCGGCGAGGACCGCGACATCCCCGCCCCCGACGTGAACACGGGTCAGCGGGAGATGAACTGGATCAAGGACACCTACGAGACGCTGGAGCGGACCACCGAGCCCGGCGTCGTGACCGGGAAGGCGCCGTCCTCCGGCGGGAGCGCGGGGCGTATCGAGGCGACCGGCCGGTCGACGATGCTCACCGCCCGCGAGGCGTTCGACTACCTCGGCGGCGGCATCGAGGGCGCGACGGTCGCGGTCCAGGGCTACGGCAACGCCGGGTCGGTCGCCGCCCGCCTCCTCGACGAGGTGGGGGCGACGGTGGTGGCCGTCAGCGACTCGCAGGGCGGCATCTACGACGCCGACGGCCTCGACACCGAGGCGGTCAAGGACCACAAGCGGGAGACGGGATCGGTCGTCGGCTACCCCGACGCGGCCGAGGAACTGACGAACGAGGAACTGCTCACGGCCGACGTGGATCTGCTCGTTCCGGCGGCGCTGGAGAACGCCGTCGACGCCGACGTCGCCCGCGACGTGCGGGCGGACGTGGTCGTCGAGGCGGCCAACGGGCCGCTGACCCCCGACGCGGACGACGTGCTCACCGACCGCGACGTCTACGTCTTCCCCGACATCCTCGCGAACGCGGGCGGCGTCACCGTCTCCTACTTCGAGTGGGTGCAGAACCGACAGCGGTTCTCGTGGACCGAGGAGCGTGTGAACGACGAACTCGAACGGGTCATCACCGAGGCGTTCGACCGCCTGGTCGACACCTACGAATCGACGGACGCTCCGAACTTCCGGCGGGCCGCGTACGTCGTCGCCATCGACCGGGTGGCGGACGCGTTCGACGACGGCGGCAACTGGCCGTAG
- the pyrB gene encoding aspartate carbamoyltransferase, whose translation MLQDHLISAAHLSRDDIEAVLDHAAAIDADPEFVRGRHDGRVLALCFFEPSTRTKMSFETAMKRLGGETIDMGSVESSSVKKGESLADTVRVIEGYADALVLRHPSEGSAKLASEFVEVPLVNAGDGAGQHPSQTLLDLYTIRENAGLDDITVGIMGDLKYGRTVHSLAHALTNFDVRQHFVSPESLRLPRNVRYDLHEAGAQVREHTDLTEVLPELDVLYVTRIQRERFPEEREYREVAGEYRIDNEVLADARDDLTVMHPLPRVDEIAPEVDETARAKYFDQAHNGVPVRMALLDSLLGGDR comes from the coding sequence ATGTTACAGGACCACCTCATCAGTGCGGCCCACCTCTCACGGGACGACATCGAGGCGGTGCTCGACCACGCGGCGGCCATCGACGCCGACCCCGAGTTCGTCCGCGGCCGGCACGACGGGCGCGTGCTCGCGCTCTGCTTTTTCGAGCCCAGCACCCGGACGAAGATGAGCTTCGAGACGGCGATGAAGCGCCTCGGTGGCGAGACCATCGACATGGGATCGGTGGAGTCGTCGTCGGTCAAGAAAGGCGAGAGCCTCGCGGACACCGTGCGGGTCATCGAGGGGTACGCCGACGCCCTCGTCCTCAGACACCCGAGCGAGGGGTCGGCGAAACTCGCCTCGGAGTTCGTCGAGGTGCCCCTCGTCAACGCGGGCGACGGCGCCGGACAGCACCCCAGCCAGACGCTCCTTGACCTCTACACCATCCGCGAGAACGCGGGGCTCGACGACATCACCGTCGGCATCATGGGCGACCTGAAGTACGGGCGGACGGTCCACTCGCTCGCCCACGCGCTGACCAACTTCGACGTGCGCCAGCACTTCGTCAGCCCGGAGAGCCTGCGCCTGCCGCGGAACGTCCGCTACGACCTGCACGAGGCGGGCGCGCAGGTGCGCGAACACACGGATCTGACGGAGGTGCTCCCCGAACTCGACGTGCTCTACGTCACCCGCATCCAGCGCGAGCGGTTCCCCGAGGAACGGGAGTACCGCGAGGTCGCCGGCGAGTACCGCATCGACAACGAGGTGCTCGCGGACGCCCGCGACGACCTGACGGTGATGCACCCGCTGCCGCGCGTCGACGAGATCGCCCCGGAGGTAGACGAGACGGCGCGCGCGAAGTACTTCGACCAGGCCCACAACGGCGTCCCCGTTCGGATGGCCCTGCTCGACTCCCTGCTCGGAGGCGACCGATGA
- the pyrI gene encoding aspartate carbamoyltransferase regulatory subunit, with translation MSEKELRVSKIRNGTVIDHVTAGQALNVLAILGIDGSGGESVSVGMNVPSDKLGLKDVVKVEGRELSQSEVDVLSLIAPEATINIIRDYEVIEKNRVERTESVTGILVCPNHNCITNGDEPVQTEFDVLEDGVRCAYCGTIVREGDVAEHIDARGSGETAL, from the coding sequence ATGAGCGAGAAAGAACTCCGCGTCAGCAAGATCCGCAACGGTACCGTCATCGACCACGTCACCGCCGGCCAGGCGCTGAACGTCCTGGCCATCCTCGGCATCGACGGCAGCGGCGGCGAGAGCGTCAGCGTCGGCATGAACGTCCCCAGCGACAAGCTCGGGCTGAAGGACGTGGTGAAAGTCGAGGGCCGCGAACTCAGCCAATCGGAGGTGGACGTGCTCTCCCTGATCGCCCCGGAGGCGACGATCAACATCATCCGCGACTACGAGGTGATCGAGAAGAACCGTGTCGAGCGCACCGAGTCGGTGACCGGCATCCTCGTCTGCCCGAACCACAACTGCATCACGAACGGCGACGAGCCCGTCCAAACCGAGTTCGACGTCCTCGAGGACGGCGTCCGCTGTGCGTACTGCGGCACCATCGTCCGCGAGGGGGACGTCGCCGAACACATCGACGCCCGCGGGTCGGGCGAAACCGCTTTGTGA
- a CDS encoding mandelate racemase/muconate lactonizing enzyme family protein, whose product MRRREFSLDLASPLSTARGRIERREGVLVGLDADGVRGVGEATPLPGWTESLDDCRAALDAVSATEHGAFDALGDPADPLADAPPAVTDPLGDAPAARHAVEGALLDAAGRRRGRSLAALLADDPASTVPVNATLGDASAEETVAAAIDAVDAGFSCLKVKVGVGGLDRDVTRLRAVRAAVGPEVTLRADANGAWDRETAREAVAALATLDLAYLEQPLPADDLSGHAALRGRGVDVALDETLAATSLAAALDAGAADVLILKPMALGGPGRTYRGAMAAREANVDPVVTTTIDAAPARTAAVHVAAAIPDVRPCGLATGGALEADLAADPAPVERGSVDVPDGPGVAGAAFDDLV is encoded by the coding sequence ATGAGGCGCCGCGAGTTCTCGCTCGACCTCGCGTCGCCGCTGTCGACCGCCCGGGGCCGTATCGAGCGACGCGAGGGCGTCCTCGTGGGGCTCGACGCCGACGGCGTCCGGGGGGTCGGCGAGGCCACGCCACTCCCGGGGTGGACCGAGTCGCTCGACGACTGCCGGGCGGCGCTCGACGCGGTTTCGGCGACGGAACACGGCGCCTTCGACGCCTTAGGCGACCCCGCGGACCCGCTGGCCGACGCCCCGCCGGCCGTCACCGACCCCCTCGGCGACGCCCCGGCGGCCCGCCACGCCGTCGAGGGGGCCCTCCTCGACGCGGCGGGTCGCCGGCGCGGGCGGTCGCTCGCCGCGCTCCTCGCCGACGACCCGGCGTCGACGGTGCCGGTGAACGCGACGCTCGGCGACGCGTCGGCCGAGGAGACGGTCGCGGCGGCCATCGACGCCGTCGACGCGGGCTTCTCGTGTCTCAAGGTGAAAGTCGGGGTCGGCGGCCTCGACCGGGACGTGACCCGCCTCCGGGCCGTTCGGGCGGCCGTCGGCCCCGAGGTGACGCTCCGGGCGGACGCCAACGGCGCGTGGGACCGCGAGACGGCGCGGGAGGCGGTCGCGGCGCTCGCGACGCTGGATCTGGCCTACCTCGAACAGCCGCTCCCGGCCGACGACCTGTCGGGGCACGCCGCCCTCCGGGGCCGCGGCGTCGACGTCGCGCTCGACGAGACGCTCGCCGCGACGTCGTTGGCGGCGGCCCTCGACGCCGGCGCCGCGGACGTCCTGATCCTGAAGCCGATGGCGCTCGGCGGCCCCGGTCGGACGTACCGGGGGGCGATGGCGGCGCGAGAGGCGAACGTCGACCCCGTGGTGACGACGACGATAGACGCCGCGCCGGCCCGGACGGCCGCGGTCCACGTCGCGGCCGCGATTCCCGACGTGCGGCCCTGCGGACTGGCGACGGGCGGGGCGCTCGAAGCCGACCTCGCGGCCGATCCGGCGCCGGTCGAGCGCGGGTCGGTCGACGTCCCGGACGGGCCGGGCGTCGCCGGTGCGGCCTTCGACGACCTGGTCTGA
- a CDS encoding 1,4-dihydroxy-2-naphthoate polyprenyltransferase encodes MSAQEISRRRAWLMAARPQTLPATAAPVAVGTGLAVGRGVEHLLAAAAALLGAALIQIGTNFANDYYDAVRGADTEDREGFTRVTQSGLIPPESVKRATYLTFGAAVLVGTTLVYVGGLPILIVGLLSVAAGYAYTGGPYPLGYHGLGDLFVFVFFGVVAVTGTYYVQAAAVLAGPFPLTIPPGTLPPVAVVASLPVAALSTNILVVNNVRDMETDARTGKRTLAVRLGYRWSRVQYVALLALAYLVPPALWLAGPASLAVCLPLLTLPLAVAVARTVCTRTAGEALNPALERTGKLLAAHALLFGVGLAVGL; translated from the coding sequence ATGAGCGCACAGGAGATCAGTCGCCGGCGGGCGTGGCTGATGGCCGCGCGACCGCAGACCCTCCCGGCGACCGCCGCACCGGTCGCCGTCGGCACCGGCCTCGCGGTCGGACGGGGCGTCGAACACCTCCTCGCCGCGGCCGCGGCGCTGCTCGGTGCCGCCCTCATTCAGATCGGCACCAACTTCGCCAACGACTACTACGACGCCGTCAGGGGCGCCGACACCGAGGACCGCGAGGGCTTCACCCGCGTCACGCAGTCGGGACTCATCCCCCCCGAGTCCGTCAAGCGCGCCACCTACCTCACCTTCGGGGCCGCCGTCCTCGTGGGCACGACGCTCGTCTACGTGGGCGGCCTCCCCATCCTGATCGTCGGCCTCCTGTCGGTCGCCGCCGGCTACGCCTACACCGGCGGCCCCTATCCGCTCGGCTACCACGGCCTCGGCGACCTCTTCGTGTTCGTCTTCTTCGGCGTCGTCGCCGTCACGGGAACGTACTACGTGCAGGCCGCCGCCGTCCTCGCCGGACCGTTCCCGCTCACTATCCCACCCGGGACGCTCCCGCCCGTCGCCGTCGTCGCCAGCCTCCCCGTCGCCGCGCTGTCGACGAACATCCTCGTCGTCAACAACGTCCGCGACATGGAGACCGACGCCCGGACGGGAAAGCGCACCCTCGCCGTCCGCCTGGGCTACCGCTGGAGTCGCGTCCAGTACGTCGCCCTCCTCGCGCTGGCGTATCTCGTCCCGCCAGCGCTGTGGCTCGCCGGCCCCGCCTCGCTCGCCGTCTGCCTCCCCCTCCTGACGCTGCCGCTCGCCGTCGCCGTCGCCCGCACCGTCTGCACCCGAACCGCGGGCGAGGCGCTGAACCCGGCGCTGGAGCGCACCGGCAAACTGCTCGCGGCCCACGCCCTCCTGTTCGGCGTCGGCCTCGCCGTCGGCCTATGA